From the genome of Acidobacteriota bacterium, one region includes:
- a CDS encoding zinc ABC transporter substrate-binding protein — translation MRKLPLRKQTAAGILLASGFLIQGLAAAELKITATIFPLYEFASVVAGDRAEVHLLLPPGADIHVWRPKPGDLLNLSKSDLLVSVGRDLEPWVRDLTAGSIAKNLRVFEAARGLPLIRADHDHDDHGHGHDHGHGERYDPHVWLDLDLDVRIVEALARELSALSPADAGVFSSNAETYIRKLRNLDERYVETLASCRQRLLVVAGHAAFGYLARRYGLEQVSLYGLSPDAQATPKKMIEIVEFVRKRGVSAVFTETAVSGALAETLSRETGAKLLFLNPGAALTRSQISQGATFLTLMEDNLRTLADGLDCR, via the coding sequence CTCTCCGGAAACAAACGGCCGCCGGGATCCTTCTGGCATCAGGGTTTCTGATTCAGGGACTCGCCGCCGCCGAACTCAAAATTACGGCGACGATTTTTCCGCTGTACGAGTTCGCCTCCGTCGTGGCCGGAGACCGGGCCGAGGTTCATCTCCTTCTCCCTCCCGGGGCGGATATTCATGTCTGGCGTCCCAAACCCGGCGACCTGCTGAATCTTTCCAAAAGCGATCTCCTCGTCTCCGTCGGCCGCGACCTCGAACCCTGGGTTCGGGATCTCACAGCCGGCTCGATTGCAAAAAACCTCCGGGTCTTCGAAGCCGCCCGGGGCCTGCCGCTGATCCGGGCGGATCATGATCACGACGACCACGGCCATGGCCATGATCACGGACATGGAGAGAGATATGATCCTCATGTCTGGCTCGACCTGGATCTGGATGTCCGGATTGTGGAAGCCCTGGCCCGGGAATTGTCGGCTCTCTCTCCTGCCGACGCCGGCGTTTTTTCGTCCAATGCCGAAACATACATCCGGAAGCTTCGGAATCTTGACGAGCGATATGTTGAGACACTGGCCTCCTGCCGGCAACGCCTTCTGGTGGTCGCCGGCCATGCGGCTTTCGGTTACCTGGCCCGGAGATACGGATTGGAACAGGTGTCGCTCTACGGGCTCAGCCCGGATGCTCAAGCCACCCCGAAAAAGATGATTGAAATCGTCGAGTTCGTCAGAAAGCGCGGCGTCTCCGCCGTCTTCACGGAAACCGCGGTTTCCGGCGCCCTGGCCGAAACCCTGTCGCGGGAAACCGGCGCCAAGCTTCTGTTTTTGAACCCGGGTGCCGCCCTCACCCGAAGCCAGATATCCCAAGGCGCAACGTTTCTAACTTTGATGGAAGACAATCTCAGGACTCTTGCGGATGGACTCGACTGCCGCTGA
- a CDS encoding metal ABC transporter ATP-binding protein, with the protein MDSTAAESDILVSVQDVSFSYSSFPVLEDIHLDVLRGHFLAVLGPNGSGKTTLIKLILGLLKPDSGRVLVMGRPIESLKDRGRIGYVPQKATHIDTYFPASAAEVVDMALKSTAGTVGRIAGVRSGAVREALDRVGMADFAGRRIGDMSGGQQQRVFIARALVTRPDILFLDEPTGGVDAGTQTHFYETLGDLNKSENLTIVIVTHDIGIVNKHVNTVACLNRTLVYHGTHEEFCRSETLGQFLKGGHHLVAHEH; encoded by the coding sequence ATGGACTCGACTGCCGCTGAATCGGACATCCTTGTCTCCGTACAAGACGTCTCGTTTTCTTACTCTTCGTTTCCCGTTCTTGAGGACATCCATCTGGATGTTCTACGGGGCCATTTTCTCGCCGTCCTCGGCCCCAACGGCTCCGGCAAGACAACCCTGATCAAACTCATTCTGGGGCTCCTGAAGCCGGACTCGGGCCGCGTCCTCGTCATGGGCCGGCCCATCGAATCTTTGAAGGACAGAGGCCGCATCGGATATGTCCCTCAGAAAGCCACCCACATCGATACTTATTTTCCCGCTTCAGCCGCGGAGGTCGTGGATATGGCCTTGAAATCGACGGCCGGAACCGTCGGCCGGATCGCCGGCGTCCGGTCCGGAGCCGTCCGGGAGGCCTTGGACCGGGTAGGTATGGCCGATTTTGCCGGCCGGAGGATCGGAGACATGTCGGGAGGACAACAGCAAAGGGTTTTTATCGCCCGGGCTCTTGTCACGCGGCCCGACATCCTTTTTCTGGACGAGCCGACCGGAGGCGTGGACGCCGGGACCCAGACCCATTTCTACGAAACGCTCGGCGATCTCAACAAGTCGGAGAATTTGACCATCGTCATTGTGACTCACGACATCGGAATCGTCAACAAACATGTCAATACCGTGGCCTGCTTGAACCGGACTCTTGTTTACCACGGCACACACGAGGAGTTCTGCCGTTCGGAAACGCTCGGCCAGTTTCTCAAGGGGGGGCATCATCTTGTCGCCCACGAGCATTAA
- a CDS encoding metal ABC transporter permease: MEAFFEYGFLQRALLAGIFIGLACALLGLFLVLRKDAMVGHGLSHLAFAGVAVGLFLSLPPLAAALAVCVLTALIIMKIKSVAGLHGDTAIGIFSSVGLAAGILLVSLARNFNVDLMGYLFGEILAVTHFEVWLSVGLAGGVLAALLLNYSRLLYMTFDRESAQAAGVKVQRLETLLTVLTAVTIVLGMKVVGIMLVAALLVIPAAGGLQVARNFRMAMAVSAAAAVVSIAAGMAAALEFNIPASAAIVLISFAVFIGLLILGKIRK; this comes from the coding sequence ATGGAGGCGTTTTTCGAGTACGGGTTTCTTCAGCGGGCGCTTCTGGCCGGAATCTTCATCGGTCTGGCCTGTGCCCTGCTGGGGCTGTTTCTGGTGCTCCGCAAGGATGCCATGGTCGGACATGGATTGTCCCATCTGGCCTTTGCCGGCGTCGCCGTCGGTCTGTTTCTCAGCCTCCCTCCTTTGGCGGCGGCCCTGGCCGTCTGCGTGCTGACCGCTTTGATCATCATGAAAATCAAGTCCGTAGCCGGCCTGCACGGCGACACGGCCATCGGCATTTTCAGCAGCGTGGGACTTGCGGCGGGAATTCTGCTTGTTTCCCTGGCCCGGAATTTCAATGTCGATCTCATGGGTTATCTTTTCGGCGAAATTCTGGCCGTCACGCATTTCGAAGTCTGGCTGTCCGTGGGACTGGCGGGAGGCGTGCTCGCGGCCCTGCTGCTCAATTACTCCCGGCTTCTCTATATGACATTCGACAGGGAATCCGCTCAGGCTGCGGGCGTCAAGGTTCAGAGGCTGGAGACTCTACTCACCGTTCTCACGGCCGTGACGATCGTTCTGGGAATGAAGGTGGTCGGGATCATGCTTGTCGCCGCACTGCTGGTCATTCCGGCGGCCGGCGGGCTTCAGGTCGCCCGAAATTTCCGGATGGCCATGGCCGTCTCCGCGGCCGCGGCCGTCGTCTCCATCGCCGCGGGAATGGCGGCCGCCCTGGAATTCAATATCCCCGCTTCAGCGGCCATCGTTCTGATCTCCTTCGCGGTTTTTATCGGACTCCTGATTCTCGGAAAAATCAGGAAGTGA
- the ftcD gene encoding glutamate formimidoyltransferase — protein sequence MKLVECVPNFSEGRDSAKIQAIVREIEATAGVKLLDVDPGEATNRTVVTFVGTPESAGEAAFRAVRKAAEILDMRTHKGAHSRIGATDVCPFVPVTGVEMSDCVRLAEELGARVASELDIPVYLYEEAARRPERRNLASIRAGEYEGLAEKLGRTDWAPDFGRPVFNPKSGATVIGAREFLIAYNINLNTRERRLAQEIALNIREGGRAKRDKDGRIIRKADGTAVKIPGKFQAVKAVGWYIDDYGIAQVSINFTNYKITPPHIVFDDVVREAEKLGLRVTGSELVGLIPKDALLGAGRYYLEKQGKSPGVPEDELIRTAVLSLGLSDLSPFEPDKKIIENWFRDQGPALKDMTLKEFANELSMDSPAPGGGSAAALCGVLSGALSAMVANLTYGKKEYLSVLDDMKTVSLKSQDLKDRMLKAVDDDTRAFNKVMEAVKLPKGSAEQAEERDRAVEEATREATEVPLRVLEMAVELLKLAAVAADKGNRNSLSDAGVAGLAAQTAAVGAYYNVRINLPQIQDEKFRRKTVRRAATLKRKALRMGATLQRRMEKDLEPKPDLTS from the coding sequence ATGAAACTTGTCGAATGCGTTCCCAATTTCAGCGAAGGTCGCGATTCCGCCAAGATCCAGGCCATTGTCCGCGAGATTGAAGCCACTGCGGGAGTCAAGCTTCTTGACGTCGATCCGGGTGAAGCCACGAATCGGACGGTCGTAACCTTCGTCGGCACTCCGGAGAGCGCCGGAGAGGCCGCATTCCGGGCCGTCCGCAAAGCCGCCGAGATCCTCGACATGAGAACACATAAAGGCGCTCACAGTCGCATCGGCGCGACCGATGTCTGTCCTTTTGTCCCGGTGACGGGTGTCGAGATGTCGGACTGCGTCCGTTTGGCTGAAGAACTCGGCGCCCGCGTGGCCTCCGAATTGGATATCCCCGTCTATCTCTACGAAGAAGCCGCCCGGCGGCCGGAACGCAGAAACCTGGCCTCCATCCGGGCCGGCGAATACGAAGGGTTAGCGGAAAAACTCGGACGGACCGATTGGGCTCCGGATTTCGGCCGTCCCGTTTTCAATCCGAAAAGCGGGGCGACGGTCATCGGCGCCCGGGAGTTTCTCATCGCCTACAACATCAATCTCAATACGCGGGAGCGGCGCCTGGCCCAGGAGATCGCCTTGAATATCCGTGAGGGAGGCCGGGCCAAACGCGACAAGGACGGCCGCATCATCCGGAAGGCCGATGGAACCGCGGTGAAGATCCCCGGCAAGTTTCAGGCCGTCAAGGCCGTCGGCTGGTATATCGACGATTACGGGATCGCTCAAGTCTCGATCAATTTCACGAATTATAAAATCACGCCGCCCCATATCGTTTTTGATGACGTGGTGCGGGAGGCGGAAAAGCTCGGCCTTCGCGTGACCGGAAGCGAACTCGTCGGCCTCATTCCCAAGGACGCGCTCCTTGGAGCCGGCCGTTATTACCTGGAGAAACAGGGAAAAAGTCCCGGAGTTCCGGAAGATGAGCTGATTCGAACGGCCGTTCTTTCTCTCGGGCTTTCGGACCTCAGCCCTTTCGAGCCGGATAAGAAAATTATCGAGAATTGGTTCCGGGACCAGGGACCCGCCCTGAAAGACATGACGTTGAAGGAATTCGCGAATGAGCTGTCCATGGACTCCCCCGCCCCGGGCGGAGGCAGCGCGGCCGCCCTTTGCGGCGTGCTTTCCGGGGCATTGTCCGCCATGGTGGCCAATCTCACCTACGGCAAGAAGGAGTATCTTTCCGTTCTCGACGACATGAAAACCGTTTCCCTGAAGTCACAGGATCTCAAGGACCGCATGCTCAAGGCCGTGGATGACGATACCCGGGCTTTCAACAAGGTCATGGAGGCCGTCAAGCTGCCCAAAGGCTCCGCCGAGCAGGCTGAAGAGCGGGACCGAGCCGTCGAGGAAGCCACGCGTGAAGCCACGGAGGTTCCCCTGCGCGTCCTGGAGATGGCCGTGGAGCTTCTGAAATTGGCGGCCGTCGCGGCGGACAAAGGAAACAGGAATTCTCTCAGCGACGCGGGGGTTGCGGGCCTTGCGGCCCAGACAGCGGCCGTAGGCGCCTATTACAACGTCCGCATCAACCTGCCCCAGATCCAAGACGAAAAGTTCCGGCGAAAAACGGTCCGCCGGGCCGCCACTCTGAAACGGAAGGCCTTGCGCATGGGTGCGACGCTTCAACGACGCATGGAAAAGGATCTCGAGCCCAAGCCCGATCTCACTTCCTGA
- a CDS encoding pitrilysin family protein, translating to MMRSQPFVKTAAACLFFILLIGGTDAAGQERFRKSPPAPEPLPELRLPPIERHTLSNGLQLAVVPRPRSSFMHLRLIIQAGEVDSPENRPGVAALTAALLNRGTAALSAADIEERIEGLGAVFQASAHMDYSSFSMTFLEEHLDDALELLKTLLLQASFSAREVESAKKAMYYELVEKSRDPEFVANRHMFRLLFEDHPYAKIAYSEDALTAIGQKDIAAFFENFYKPNNAILVLTGNLNLGLASRKVSHHLNTWASRKIERDFIPPPPPNKKLRVAFIDVPRSRDAVISTANVIMPPTGADLFPFLVLNHVLGGTTGSRLFLNLRETNQYAYYAFSETEFFRTCGVFRTRARIIPDAASPALREILQELQAAVDETVTPFDIEQAKAFLIGNFPLRIESLENVSRRAALMALFNLGEDHWNRYYDGMRRVNLNAVRDVARNYLQLPPIAVIAGSRDRIVDTLRNFEVVQIYDAKGTLRSTIVKGVEK from the coding sequence ATGATGCGTTCCCAGCCCTTCGTGAAAACCGCCGCGGCATGCCTGTTCTTCATCCTGTTGATCGGGGGCACCGACGCCGCCGGTCAGGAGCGATTCCGTAAATCCCCTCCGGCACCCGAACCGCTGCCCGAACTTCGCCTGCCTCCGATCGAACGTCACACCCTGTCCAACGGTCTTCAGCTTGCGGTCGTCCCACGCCCGCGCAGCTCGTTTATGCACCTGCGCCTCATCATTCAGGCCGGAGAAGTCGACTCCCCCGAAAACCGCCCCGGTGTCGCCGCTTTGACGGCGGCTCTTTTGAACAGGGGGACGGCTGCGCTCTCCGCAGCCGACATCGAGGAGCGCATTGAGGGGCTCGGTGCGGTTTTTCAGGCTTCCGCGCATATGGATTATTCGTCCTTTTCCATGACATTTCTCGAAGAGCACCTTGACGACGCCCTGGAATTGTTGAAAACACTGCTTCTTCAGGCGTCGTTTTCCGCCCGGGAGGTGGAGTCGGCCAAGAAGGCCATGTATTACGAGCTCGTGGAAAAAAGCCGGGACCCCGAATTTGTCGCCAACCGCCATATGTTCCGTCTTCTCTTCGAAGACCATCCCTATGCCAAAATCGCCTATTCTGAGGATGCCCTGACCGCGATCGGCCAAAAGGATATCGCGGCGTTTTTCGAGAACTTTTACAAGCCCAACAATGCCATTCTTGTTTTGACCGGAAATTTGAATCTCGGCCTGGCCTCACGCAAAGTCAGCCATCATCTCAACACCTGGGCATCCCGCAAAATTGAAAGAGACTTCATTCCGCCTCCGCCGCCGAACAAAAAACTCCGTGTGGCTTTCATCGATGTCCCCCGGTCGCGGGATGCCGTGATTTCCACCGCGAACGTCATCATGCCGCCGACGGGCGCCGATCTCTTCCCGTTTCTGGTCCTCAATCATGTTCTGGGCGGAACGACGGGAAGCCGCCTGTTTCTGAATCTCCGCGAAACCAATCAATACGCCTACTACGCCTTCAGCGAAACGGAATTTTTCAGGACCTGCGGTGTCTTCAGAACCCGGGCCCGCATCATCCCGGATGCGGCATCGCCGGCCTTGCGGGAAATCCTGCAGGAACTTCAGGCCGCGGTCGACGAAACCGTCACGCCCTTCGATATCGAACAGGCCAAAGCATTTCTCATCGGGAATTTTCCCCTCCGCATCGAGTCCCTGGAAAACGTCTCCCGCCGGGCCGCTCTCATGGCCCTTTTCAATCTCGGCGAGGACCATTGGAACCGTTACTACGACGGAATGAGGCGGGTGAACCTGAACGCCGTCCGCGACGTCGCCCGGAATTATCTCCAACTTCCGCCGATCGCCGTGATCGCCGGAAGCCGGGATAGGATCGTGGACACCCTGAGAAACTTCGAGGTTGTGCAGATCTATGACGCCAAGGGCACTCTCAGATCCACCATTGTCAAAGGAGTCGAAAAATGA
- a CDS encoding pitrilysin family protein: protein MHRTWRLQAAAILLGLTAALAPAAQVRPQSAPAFPVERYQLRNGLEVILAEDDSLPLVSVVVAYRVGSIHDAPGKSGLAYLMGNLMFQGSENISPMQHIHYIEKIGGEFNAMTAYDRTMFFQTAPSQHLALLLWLESDRMLSLSLSPASVERSREALIEENRQRLGGDPHLSGAQVFDRMLYGDYARAHPLSGTNEDLNRITYQDVTAFHRTFYVPNNAVICISGDFRAAKARELVARYFETIPRGLRGPTPPPPPYEAAAASQTLTETLASTPGFHMGFRFSALQPGDIHTLGIIDYLLLQGRGSRLFRRLVRRDRLVLYLSGGLEERAGVHAYRIFALVNNEVMAERSQKTITGEINRLKTSLVSETELQRAKNMFRADYLGRTSTSLDKAIYLVEHFLDGGTFSSPDDDLNQYMRVTPSMIISAANRHFLTEKTVLLNIRIR, encoded by the coding sequence ATGCACAGAACATGGAGACTTCAAGCGGCGGCGATCCTTCTCGGTCTGACCGCCGCGTTAGCCCCGGCCGCGCAGGTCCGGCCCCAAAGTGCGCCGGCCTTTCCGGTTGAACGTTATCAGCTGCGGAACGGCTTGGAGGTCATTCTGGCCGAGGATGATTCTCTGCCTCTGGTTTCGGTCGTCGTCGCCTATCGTGTCGGCTCCATTCATGATGCGCCCGGCAAGTCGGGGTTGGCCTATCTCATGGGTAACCTCATGTTCCAGGGCTCGGAAAATATCAGCCCGATGCAGCACATTCATTACATCGAAAAGATCGGCGGCGAATTCAATGCGATGACCGCTTATGACCGCACGATGTTCTTTCAGACGGCGCCCTCCCAGCACCTGGCTCTTCTGCTCTGGCTGGAATCCGACCGGATGTTGTCCCTTTCCCTGTCTCCGGCTTCTGTGGAAAGATCCCGGGAAGCGCTGATCGAAGAAAACCGACAGAGACTGGGCGGCGATCCCCATCTTTCCGGCGCCCAGGTCTTTGACCGGATGCTGTATGGGGATTATGCGCGGGCCCACCCGCTGTCCGGGACGAATGAGGATTTGAATCGGATCACTTACCAGGATGTGACGGCCTTTCACAGGACTTTCTATGTTCCCAACAATGCCGTGATCTGCATTTCGGGAGATTTCCGGGCCGCCAAGGCGCGCGAACTGGTGGCGCGCTATTTCGAAACCATCCCGCGAGGTCTTCGCGGCCCGACACCGCCCCCTCCCCCCTATGAAGCCGCAGCCGCGTCTCAGACATTGACGGAGACTCTGGCCTCGACGCCGGGATTTCATATGGGTTTTCGTTTTTCCGCTCTCCAGCCGGGGGATATCCACACGTTGGGGATCATCGACTATCTGCTTCTTCAGGGCCGGGGGTCGCGCCTTTTCAGGCGCCTCGTCCGCAGGGACAGGCTGGTCCTTTATCTCTCAGGCGGCTTGGAGGAAAGGGCCGGTGTTCACGCTTACCGGATTTTCGCCCTGGTCAACAACGAGGTCATGGCCGAGCGCAGCCAGAAAACCATTACCGGAGAGATCAACCGTTTGAAAACGAGTCTGGTTTCGGAAACCGAACTTCAGCGGGCGAAAAACATGTTCCGGGCCGATTATCTGGGGCGGACATCGACAAGTCTGGACAAGGCGATTTATCTGGTGGAACATTTTCTTGACGGCGGGACGTTCTCTTCTCCGGACGATGACCTGAACCAATACATGAGGGTCACACCTTCCATGATCATCAGCGCCGCCAACAGGCACTTTTTGACGGAAAAAACCGTTCTTTTGAATATCAGGATTCGATGA
- a CDS encoding adenosylhomocysteinase, producing the protein MDYDVKDLKLAPKGKLRMEWAGRSMPVLRRIQEKFAKDKPLRGLKISACLHVTSETGRLMEVLKTGGADVRLTASNPLSTQDDVAASLVRNTRIPVFAVKGEDNATYYKHINQSLDHGPHITMDDGADLVSILHSSRKTLQSGIIGGTEETTTGVIRLKSMAREKVLAYPIIAVNDAQTKHFFDNRYGTGQSTLDGILRATNILLAGLSFVVAGYGWCGKGLAMRAAGAGARVIVCEIDPVKAIEAVMDGFTVMPMADAAKIGDVFVTVTGNKGVIRREHFLKMKDGAIVANSGHFNVEIDIPSLAKAAAAKRPIREFVDEYRLKNGKRIYLLGEGRLINLAAAEGHPAMVMDMSFANQALSVLYLAEKSRSLENTVYPVPESIDREIARLKLSSMGMRIDRLTPEQKRYLADWKEGT; encoded by the coding sequence ATGGACTACGATGTCAAGGACTTGAAACTGGCCCCCAAGGGCAAGCTCCGTATGGAATGGGCGGGCCGCTCGATGCCCGTGCTCCGGCGGATTCAGGAAAAATTCGCCAAGGACAAGCCCCTGCGCGGCTTGAAAATCTCGGCCTGTCTGCATGTCACTTCCGAAACGGGCCGCTTGATGGAGGTTCTCAAAACCGGCGGAGCGGATGTCCGGCTTACGGCCTCAAACCCCCTGAGCACGCAGGACGATGTCGCCGCTTCCCTCGTCCGCAACACCCGGATCCCGGTTTTCGCCGTCAAAGGCGAGGACAACGCCACCTACTACAAGCATATCAACCAATCCCTCGATCACGGACCGCATATCACCATGGACGACGGGGCTGACCTCGTTTCGATATTGCATTCCAGCCGAAAGACTCTTCAGTCCGGCATTATCGGAGGAACCGAGGAAACAACGACCGGTGTCATTCGTCTGAAAAGCATGGCCCGGGAAAAAGTTCTCGCTTATCCCATCATCGCCGTCAACGACGCCCAGACCAAGCATTTTTTCGACAACCGTTACGGAACGGGGCAAAGCACCCTCGACGGCATCCTCCGGGCGACCAACATCCTTTTGGCCGGGCTGAGCTTTGTCGTCGCCGGCTACGGCTGGTGCGGGAAAGGTCTGGCCATGAGAGCCGCCGGAGCGGGGGCCCGGGTCATTGTTTGCGAAATCGATCCCGTCAAGGCCATCGAGGCCGTGATGGACGGTTTCACCGTCATGCCCATGGCCGATGCCGCGAAGATCGGCGACGTGTTCGTGACCGTCACCGGGAACAAGGGCGTGATCCGCCGCGAGCATTTCCTGAAAATGAAGGACGGCGCCATCGTCGCCAATTCCGGACATTTCAATGTCGAAATCGACATCCCTTCGCTGGCGAAGGCCGCCGCCGCAAAGCGTCCCATCCGCGAGTTCGTTGATGAATACCGACTGAAAAACGGAAAGCGGATCTATCTTCTGGGCGAAGGGCGTCTCATCAATCTGGCCGCCGCCGAAGGGCACCCGGCCATGGTCATGGACATGAGTTTCGCCAATCAGGCCCTCAGCGTTTTGTACCTTGCCGAAAAGAGCCGGTCGCTGGAAAACACCGTGTATCCCGTGCCGGAATCGATCGACCGCGAAATCGCGCGGCTGAAGCTTTCCTCCATGGGGATGCGGATCGACCGCTTGACGCCGGAACAGAAACGTTACCTGGCCGATTGGAAGGAAGGCACCTGA
- a CDS encoding tetratricopeptide repeat protein, whose translation MMPLRTALIPIVCLSLALCASSPQKTERARQKDPQYQYNVGLFHLNNNDLDEAVKSLNRCLALNPRFHLAWNAMGLANSMKGDFERSIKDFQKALEINPRFTEARNNLGTIYQEMGRLDEAETEFRKAILDSAYESRELPFYNLARLHFTREQYDQAFENIQSALQIQPRFALAHNLKGLILEKRNNLSEAIASYEQAVKIVPDDLMFNLNLGEAYFNNRRWEKAREIFEKIISRVTDLETQEKLSAYLKAIRDRRD comes from the coding sequence ATGATGCCGCTCAGAACCGCTTTGATTCCCATCGTTTGCCTGAGCCTGGCCCTGTGCGCCTCGTCTCCCCAGAAAACCGAGAGGGCGCGTCAAAAGGATCCTCAATATCAATACAATGTCGGCCTGTTTCATCTCAACAACAACGATCTGGATGAAGCCGTCAAGTCTCTGAACAGGTGCCTCGCCCTCAATCCCCGCTTCCATCTTGCCTGGAACGCCATGGGTCTGGCTAACTCCATGAAGGGGGATTTCGAGAGATCCATCAAGGATTTCCAGAAAGCCCTGGAAATCAATCCGCGTTTTACGGAGGCCCGCAACAATCTCGGCACGATCTATCAGGAAATGGGCCGCCTCGACGAAGCCGAGACGGAATTCCGCAAAGCCATCCTCGACTCCGCCTATGAATCGCGTGAACTCCCCTTCTACAACCTGGCGCGTCTTCATTTTACGCGGGAACAATACGATCAGGCCTTTGAAAACATCCAGTCCGCGCTCCAGATCCAACCCCGATTTGCCCTGGCCCACAACCTGAAGGGCCTCATTCTCGAAAAAAGGAACAATCTTTCCGAAGCCATTGCGTCATATGAACAGGCGGTCAAAATCGTCCCCGACGACCTGATGTTCAACTTGAACCTCGGGGAAGCTTATTTCAACAACCGCCGGTGGGAAAAAGCCCGTGAGATTTTTGAGAAAATCATCTCGCGGGTGACCGATCTGGAAACCCAGGAAAAGCTCAGTGCCTATCTGAAGGCCATCCGGGACCGGCGGGATTGA
- a CDS encoding NAD(P)H-dependent glycerol-3-phosphate dehydrogenase, whose translation MKAGVIGGGSWGSAFARYLGGLGLPVRLWIREEDVFGEVLASRENRRFLPGFRFSENVSFTRDPADAASFGDVVFFAVPAQFSRSVMRRAVPGISSRQTLISLTKGIEERSLKRMTEIMAETIGPYADPATAVLSGPSFAREVALGHPTAVVLACQNRKKALRIQALLSGIRLRVYVSRDVAGVEIAGAVKNVIAIAAGISDGLEFGHNSRAALITRGIVEMKRLGVALGGCPETFAGLAGIGDLVLTCTGDLSRNKFVGMEIGRGRPVGDILAGMAMVAEGVRTTRSIRRLAAKAGVEMPICEQVDRVLYRRKSARRALVDLMSRSLKNE comes from the coding sequence GTGAAAGCCGGAGTCATCGGTGGAGGAAGCTGGGGGTCGGCTTTCGCCCGTTATCTCGGCGGCCTGGGCCTTCCAGTCCGGCTCTGGATCCGAGAAGAGGATGTCTTCGGCGAAGTTCTGGCGTCGCGGGAAAACCGAAGATTTCTGCCGGGGTTCCGCTTTTCCGAAAACGTGTCATTCACCCGGGACCCGGCCGACGCCGCCTCTTTCGGCGATGTCGTCTTCTTTGCCGTGCCCGCCCAATTCAGCCGGAGCGTCATGCGCCGGGCCGTGCCGGGAATTTCGAGCCGTCAGACGCTGATCAGCCTGACCAAGGGAATCGAGGAACGTTCCCTGAAACGCATGACCGAAATCATGGCCGAAACGATCGGCCCGTATGCCGATCCGGCAACGGCCGTTCTTTCGGGTCCGAGTTTCGCCCGGGAAGTCGCCTTGGGTCATCCGACTGCGGTCGTCCTGGCCTGTCAAAACCGGAAAAAAGCCCTGAGGATCCAGGCCCTTCTTTCCGGAATCCGGCTGAGGGTCTACGTGTCCCGGGATGTCGCCGGCGTCGAGATCGCCGGCGCCGTGAAAAATGTGATCGCCATTGCGGCGGGAATCAGCGACGGCCTCGAGTTCGGACACAATTCCCGGGCCGCGCTCATCACGCGGGGCATTGTGGAAATGAAGCGCCTCGGGGTCGCCCTCGGCGGATGTCCGGAGACCTTTGCCGGGCTGGCGGGGATCGGAGATCTGGTCCTGACCTGCACCGGAGACCTCAGCCGCAACAAGTTCGTCGGCATGGAAATCGGCCGCGGCCGTCCCGTCGGCGATATCCTGGCCGGCATGGCCATGGTCGCGGAGGGAGTCCGGACGACCCGCTCCATAAGACGACTGGCCGCAAAAGCCGGAGTGGAAATGCCGATCTGTGAACAGGTTGACCGGGTTCTCTACCGGCGGAAATCCGCCCGCCGGGCCCTTGTTGACTTGATGTCGCGTTCGTTGAAAAATGAATGA
- the plsY gene encoding glycerol-3-phosphate 1-O-acyltransferase PlsY, with protein sequence MTILYLIAAYLAGAFPTGYLLYRWTEKQDIRKTGSGNTGFTNMLRMKGWRWAVPVLLIDVAKGFLPPFLIFRLEGDLTWAAAAGLFAVVGHMFPVYIGFCGGKGVATAMGVFAALALGPAALCLLAFLILVASTRVVSLGSMIGVSLFPLVNLILGGASATIIAGAAVAILVVFKHRDNIGRLLRGEERRLGRTKPL encoded by the coding sequence ATGACGATTCTTTATCTTATCGCCGCTTATCTTGCCGGGGCCTTCCCGACGGGGTATCTTCTCTATCGATGGACGGAGAAACAGGACATCCGCAAAACGGGCAGCGGAAACACCGGTTTCACGAATATGCTCCGCATGAAAGGCTGGCGTTGGGCGGTTCCCGTTCTGCTGATCGATGTCGCGAAAGGTTTTTTGCCGCCGTTTCTGATTTTTCGTCTCGAGGGAGACCTGACTTGGGCGGCGGCGGCGGGTCTTTTCGCCGTTGTCGGACACATGTTTCCGGTCTATATCGGGTTTTGCGGCGGCAAAGGCGTGGCCACGGCCATGGGCGTTTTCGCCGCACTGGCTTTGGGTCCCGCAGCCTTGTGTCTGCTGGCCTTTTTGATCCTCGTCGCGTCGACACGCGTTGTCTCCCTGGGATCCATGATCGGTGTGTCCTTGTTCCCTCTGGTCAATCTGATTCTCGGCGGGGCTTCAGCGACCATTATCGCCGGAGCCGCCGTTGCGATCCTCGTCGTTTTCAAACATCGGGATAATATCGGACGTCTTCTCCGCGGGGAGGAGCGGCGTCTGGGAAGGACGAAACCGCTGTGA